A portion of the Sulfurospirillum diekertiae genome contains these proteins:
- a CDS encoding Ppx/GppA phosphatase family protein, translating to MAIFEKSSRFAFHLIDETKSRVRIGEGAYNFGGVLQEPALKRAFTTLEEFGHIIKGFKCNKVLCIATSALRDAPNASTFINKIHNELNINIKVIEGKKEAYYGAVGALNYLKEIKDAVTIDIGGGSTELARIENGIIVDTISLNIGTVRLKELFFDKKIPLADIRSFIHKELEKIPEHFTSNDMIGIGGTLRSLSKIIMERTNYPLKTVHGFEYEITSHAPFVNAIVSSDVLGLKVLGVRKDRYDTMREGCIIFQSVLQKLGCQKMITSGAGIREGAYLCDLLRSSNHKFNPDFKLSLRSFKDRFSIVEDENLYIKKVANLLFDTLSPIHNIPVKYKWELSVAAELLNIGIKLGFYQNQMHSFYFILNNLNYGFSHEQKILIAMLVKYHVNKLPSEEDMNTYKALLPDIQTVQWLSFLLALSKAINSDMSRSKIALSYQNHTLTIQAEKKTFLGT from the coding sequence ATGGCAATCTTTGAGAAAAGTAGCCGTTTTGCCTTCCACCTCATTGACGAGACGAAAAGTCGTGTACGTATTGGCGAAGGCGCCTATAATTTTGGTGGTGTATTGCAAGAACCTGCTCTGAAGCGTGCTTTTACAACACTTGAAGAGTTCGGTCATATTATCAAAGGGTTTAAATGCAATAAAGTTCTCTGCATTGCAACATCAGCACTTAGAGACGCTCCCAATGCAAGCACCTTTATCAATAAAATCCATAATGAACTTAATATTAATATTAAAGTGATTGAAGGGAAAAAAGAGGCCTATTACGGCGCTGTTGGTGCTTTAAATTACCTTAAAGAAATTAAAGATGCTGTCACAATTGACATTGGTGGAGGTTCAACAGAACTTGCCAGAATTGAAAATGGCATAATTGTTGATACAATTTCTCTTAATATCGGTACAGTTAGACTTAAAGAACTCTTTTTTGATAAAAAAATTCCATTAGCGGATATTCGCTCTTTTATTCATAAAGAGCTTGAGAAAATTCCTGAGCACTTTACATCTAATGATATGATTGGCATTGGCGGCACTCTTCGATCGCTCTCTAAAATTATTATGGAACGCACTAACTACCCCCTTAAAACCGTACATGGCTTTGAGTATGAGATAACTTCACATGCACCCTTTGTGAATGCCATTGTGAGTTCTGATGTCTTAGGGTTAAAAGTTCTAGGAGTACGTAAAGATCGATACGATACGATGCGTGAAGGGTGTATTATTTTTCAATCAGTTCTCCAAAAATTGGGATGTCAAAAAATGATTACAAGTGGTGCAGGTATCAGGGAAGGTGCTTATTTATGTGATCTTTTACGCTCTTCTAACCATAAATTTAACCCTGATTTCAAACTCAGTCTTCGAAGCTTCAAAGATCGTTTTTCAATTGTAGAAGACGAGAATCTCTATATCAAAAAAGTTGCAAACCTTCTTTTTGATACGCTCTCTCCTATCCATAATATACCTGTAAAATACAAATGGGAACTTAGTGTTGCAGCAGAACTTTTAAATATTGGTATAAAATTGGGTTTCTATCAAAATCAAATGCATAGTTTTTATTTTATTCTCAACAATCTCAACTATGGCTTTTCACACGAACAAAAAATACTCATCGCAATGCTCGTCAAATACCATGTCAATAAACTTCCAAGTGAAGAAGATATGAATACATATAAAGCGCTTTTACCCGATATTCAAACAGTACAATGGCTTAGTTTTCTACTGGCTCTTTCAAAAGCAATCAATAGCGATATGAGCCGTAGTAAAATCGCTTTGAGTTATCAAAACCATACACTGACCATTCAAGCAGAAAAAAAAACTTTTCTTGGCACATGA
- a CDS encoding YfhL family 4Fe-4S dicluster ferredoxin, with protein sequence MSLMITDECIACDACRDECPNGAIEESDPIYIIDPDVCTECVGHYDEPACISVCPVECIVADPDNIESVEELKLKYEQLSSDN encoded by the coding sequence ATGTCTTTAATGATTACAGATGAATGTATCGCTTGTGACGCGTGTCGCGATGAGTGTCCAAATGGTGCTATTGAGGAGTCAGATCCTATTTATATCATCGATCCAGATGTTTGTACAGAATGTGTAGGGCACTATGATGAACCAGCTTGTATTTCTGTATGCCCAGTTGAATGCATTGTTGCAGATCCTGACAATATTGAAAGCGTTGAAGAGTTAAAGTTAAAATATGAACAGCTCAGCAGCGACAATTAA
- a CDS encoding sensor histidine kinase, with the protein MLSQKSIRESFILQLVSASATLIVIFSVILYNYIKISIFEDITQELTKQAQIIATSRTSSIERMGINIFDPSLSSINNPNDVQVTIAIRVNQGNVPSFEHSEKDDQKFLTIYYPLEKREHYFISITKDISNTDILLNKILKNILIINLTAIFLILFYALFLSRMLVLPIRSLTNKLASMNENFLQMFDTQKLPSEFQPLGISINKLVERIQIFVNSQKELFIGAAHELKTPLAVMKTKNEVTLLKPRENEKYIDTLKSNNQTINDMNKMISNILEIGRQEGAQFEKPIEIDLIAFLKEQINNYTILAKMEEKNIIEDIVPISYKITIQPTLLMHILQNFVQNAIKFTPKEGNITIQAYLTKEGFFVCVIDEGIGIDESKDLFAPFKRYGNQTGAGLGLFLAKNAADALGAKITLKNREDTKGTIATLLLPLRKRSL; encoded by the coding sequence TTGCTTTCCCAAAAAAGTATAAGAGAAAGTTTTATATTACAATTGGTGTCCGCTTCGGCGACACTGATTGTAATCTTCTCTGTCATTCTTTACAATTACATCAAAATTTCTATTTTTGAAGACATTACACAAGAACTTACCAAACAAGCCCAAATTATTGCAACATCACGCACTAGCTCTATTGAACGTATGGGCATTAATATTTTTGACCCATCATTAAGTTCAATTAATAACCCTAATGATGTACAAGTCACCATAGCTATTCGTGTCAATCAAGGCAATGTTCCCTCTTTCGAGCACAGTGAAAAAGATGACCAAAAATTTCTTACAATCTACTACCCTTTAGAAAAACGCGAACATTATTTTATCTCCATCACCAAAGATATTTCCAACACTGATATCTTGCTCAATAAAATTCTTAAAAATATTCTTATTATTAACCTAACCGCGATCTTTTTGATCCTCTTTTATGCCCTATTTCTCTCACGTATGCTCGTTTTACCCATACGTTCTTTAACCAATAAATTAGCAAGTATGAATGAAAATTTTTTACAAATGTTCGATACTCAAAAGTTGCCAAGTGAGTTTCAACCTTTAGGCATCAGTATCAATAAATTGGTTGAACGGATTCAAATCTTTGTCAATTCGCAGAAAGAGCTTTTCATTGGCGCTGCGCATGAACTTAAAACCCCATTGGCTGTTATGAAAACCAAAAATGAAGTAACCCTTTTAAAGCCAAGAGAGAATGAAAAATATATTGATACCCTCAAAAGCAATAACCAAACGATTAATGATATGAACAAGATGATTAGCAATATCTTAGAGATTGGAAGGCAAGAAGGTGCACAATTTGAGAAACCTATTGAAATTGACCTGATCGCCTTTTTAAAAGAGCAGATCAATAACTATACCATCTTAGCCAAGATGGAAGAAAAAAACATTATTGAAGATATCGTTCCCATAAGCTATAAAATTACGATTCAACCGACACTGCTCATGCATATTTTGCAAAACTTTGTTCAAAATGCCATCAAATTTACTCCCAAAGAAGGAAATATTACGATTCAAGCCTATCTGACGAAAGAAGGTTTCTTTGTCTGTGTCATAGATGAAGGAATTGGCATTGATGAAAGTAAAGATCTCTTTGCGCCTTTTAAACGTTATGGAAATCAAACCGGTGCAGGGCTTGGACTGTTTCTTGCCAAAAATGCAGCTGATGCCTTAGGGGCAAAAATAACTCTTAAAAATAGAGAAGATACCAAAGGAACCATTGCCACATTACTACTTCCTCTTCGTAAACGCTCGCTTTAA
- the hsrA gene encoding homeostatic response regulator transcription factor HsrA yields the protein MRILIVEDEVTLNKTIAEGLQEFGYQTDSSENYKDAEYYIGIRNYDLVLTDWMLPDGDGVDLINLIKQKSPRTAAVIISAKDDKESEIKALKAGADDYIRKPFDFDILVARIEARLRFGGTNVIKIDDLTIDPDEEKITYKGQEIELKGKPFEVLTHLARHSDQIVSKEQLLDAIWEEPELVTPNVIEVAINQIRQKMDKPLEISTIETVRRRGYRFCFPKKV from the coding sequence ATGCGAATTTTAATCGTTGAAGATGAAGTAACCCTCAATAAGACCATTGCTGAAGGCTTACAAGAGTTTGGTTATCAAACCGATAGCTCTGAAAACTACAAAGATGCAGAATACTACATTGGTATTCGTAATTATGACCTCGTTTTAACAGACTGGATGCTCCCTGATGGCGATGGCGTTGATCTTATCAACCTCATTAAACAAAAATCTCCTCGTACTGCTGCAGTGATTATCTCTGCAAAAGATGACAAAGAGAGCGAAATTAAAGCCCTTAAAGCGGGTGCAGATGATTACATCCGTAAACCATTTGATTTTGATATTTTAGTCGCCCGTATCGAAGCGCGTCTTCGTTTTGGTGGCACTAACGTTATTAAAATTGATGACCTTACAATTGATCCAGATGAAGAAAAAATCACCTATAAAGGCCAAGAGATTGAACTTAAAGGTAAACCGTTTGAAGTGTTAACACACCTTGCACGACACAGTGACCAAATTGTCTCAAAAGAGCAACTCCTTGATGCAATCTGGGAAGAGCCAGAGCTTGTAACACCAAATGTTATTGAAGTTGCAATTAACCAAATTCGTCAAAAAATGGACAAACCATTAGAAATCTCAACGATTGAGACAGTAAGACGAAGAGGTTATAGATTTTGCTTTCCCAAAAAAGTATAA
- a CDS encoding dihydroneopterin aldolase, translating into MQIIIENLTFETIVGILEKERHTPQKVILHVKISYDYLGDNVIDYANISTFLETEMNQMHYLLLEDALTDLSQKLKILYPQMSKIKLKIFKPDILPNTMAGVSHTVDYTKN; encoded by the coding sequence ATGCAGATTATTATAGAAAATCTAACATTTGAGACGATTGTCGGTATTCTTGAAAAAGAGCGCCACACGCCTCAAAAAGTTATTTTACATGTAAAGATTTCATACGATTACCTTGGTGATAATGTGATTGATTATGCCAATATTTCTACTTTTTTAGAAACAGAAATGAATCAAATGCACTATCTTTTGCTGGAAGATGCACTCACCGACTTAAGTCAAAAACTTAAAATTCTCTATCCTCAAATGTCGAAAATTAAATTAAAAATTTTTAAACCTGATATTTTGCCAAATACGATGGCTGGGGTTTCGCACACGGTTGACTACACCAAAAATTAA
- the plsY gene encoding glycerol-3-phosphate 1-O-acyltransferase PlsY: MDFLFNINVQFYILSYLVGGIPFGLLLAKLFTGQDIREAGSGSIGATNVLRVLKESNPKLAKKLAIATVILDALKGIALLLIGKFVGLSVETLWAIAIFAVIGHCYSPYLKFEGGKGVATGAGVLFIMLPIETAIAFVTWFIVGKVLKISSLSSLLALVALIVASFIIHPELEGIKTHAPIFIIAFLIVYKHIPNIIRLFQGKESKVI; encoded by the coding sequence GTGGACTTTCTCTTTAATATCAACGTTCAATTTTATATTTTAAGCTATCTTGTTGGCGGTATTCCCTTTGGTTTATTGCTTGCAAAACTTTTTACAGGTCAAGACATCAGAGAAGCAGGAAGTGGAAGTATTGGGGCAACCAATGTACTACGGGTTCTAAAAGAATCCAATCCAAAATTGGCGAAAAAATTGGCTATTGCTACGGTTATTTTAGATGCATTAAAAGGCATTGCTTTACTTTTGATTGGTAAATTCGTTGGTCTGAGTGTCGAAACACTTTGGGCCATTGCTATTTTTGCCGTTATTGGACATTGTTATAGCCCTTATCTTAAATTTGAAGGTGGAAAGGGCGTTGCAACAGGAGCTGGAGTGCTGTTTATCATGTTGCCTATCGAAACTGCGATTGCTTTTGTGACATGGTTTATTGTGGGCAAAGTGCTTAAAATCTCTTCGTTGTCATCCCTGCTTGCACTTGTAGCTTTAATTGTTGCTTCGTTTATTATCCATCCAGAACTTGAAGGCATCAAAACGCATGCACCTATTTTTATTATCGCTTTTTTGATTGTGTATAAGCATATTCCTAATATCATTAGACTCTTTCAAGGTAAAGAATCTAAAGTGATCTAA
- the nadA gene encoding quinolinate synthase NadA: MRLDNHTLKKEILKLKHELHVSIVAHFYQKDEVFELADFSGDSLQLAQWAAKDSNPYLVFCGVGFMGQSVKILAPEKRVFMPKIACCAMARMIDVDYFDQNVAILEKAGIKKEDILPVTYINSSADVKAAVGKMNGYVCTSSNAKKIITKALESNKKILFVPDRCLGQNIAKEMGLKSCVVGDGSDPKEADILCYNGFCSVHQLFDVDDIAFYRAKYPDILIVTHPECKPEVCDLSDFVGSTSQIIEYVKKLPSEQKVAIGTEYNMIKRLRQENTYVLSSSKPECPTMNETTLQDVYNVLLSIKEGRFENEISVLEETRKWAHTALNRMFEL; the protein is encoded by the coding sequence TTGAGATTGGATAATCACACATTAAAAAAAGAAATTTTAAAACTCAAACACGAGTTACATGTAAGCATTGTGGCACATTTTTATCAAAAAGATGAAGTTTTTGAATTAGCAGATTTTTCTGGAGATTCTCTTCAACTTGCGCAATGGGCAGCAAAAGATAGTAATCCTTATTTGGTTTTTTGCGGCGTAGGATTTATGGGGCAGAGTGTTAAAATTTTAGCACCTGAAAAGCGTGTATTTATGCCTAAAATCGCTTGTTGTGCAATGGCGCGTATGATAGATGTGGACTATTTCGATCAAAATGTGGCTATTTTAGAAAAAGCAGGCATTAAAAAAGAAGATATTTTACCCGTGACATACATTAATTCCTCTGCAGATGTTAAAGCAGCTGTAGGTAAAATGAACGGTTATGTGTGTACCAGTTCAAACGCTAAAAAAATCATTACAAAGGCGCTTGAGAGTAATAAAAAGATCCTCTTTGTCCCTGATCGTTGTTTGGGACAAAACATTGCCAAAGAGATGGGGCTTAAATCCTGTGTCGTGGGCGATGGAAGTGATCCTAAAGAGGCTGATATTTTATGTTATAACGGTTTTTGCTCTGTCCATCAGCTCTTTGATGTGGATGATATTGCTTTTTACCGTGCGAAATACCCTGATATTTTAATCGTCACACATCCAGAATGCAAGCCTGAAGTATGTGATCTCTCTGATTTTGTGGGATCTACCAGTCAGATTATTGAGTATGTCAAAAAACTCCCAAGTGAACAAAAAGTGGCAATTGGAACGGAATATAATATGATTAAGCGTCTACGTCAAGAGAATACATACGTTCTCTCTTCTTCAAAACCAGAATGTCCAACGATGAATGAAACGACGTTACAAGATGTCTATAACGTACTTTTAAGTATCAAAGAAGGTCGCTTTGAGAATGAAATTAGTGTTTTGGAAGAGACACGAAAATGGGCACATACTGCTTTGAACAGGATGTTTGAATTATGA